From Erwinia sp. HDF1-3R, one genomic window encodes:
- a CDS encoding TetR/AcrR family transcriptional regulator gives MTGKMMRSDTERNRKNLIQAAARLFERSENPISMTEIAAEAGVSVATAYRQFTSVEEVLNTYRHDVGLLLLEFSRRQTCAGLEKLENVSRYWIKLVRERGAAMVPMRNRRGYLERLWEGAEYLLVQADAVRPALREAMGEMDLPDIGDKAVFLWNILFDPREIFDLLDTVGLTEKQVGTQLMSVLVGGLRGFATANEFSLAACRAK, from the coding sequence ATGACGGGAAAAATGATGCGCAGCGATACAGAACGAAATCGTAAAAACCTGATTCAGGCGGCGGCCAGGCTCTTTGAACGCTCTGAAAATCCGATAAGCATGACGGAAATTGCCGCCGAGGCGGGCGTTTCCGTCGCAACCGCCTATCGTCAGTTTACCTCTGTTGAAGAAGTGCTAAACACCTACCGTCATGATGTGGGTTTGCTGCTGCTGGAATTCAGCCGCAGACAAACCTGTGCAGGGCTGGAGAAGCTGGAAAACGTCAGCCGCTACTGGATAAAACTGGTACGGGAACGCGGTGCCGCAATGGTGCCGATGCGTAACCGTCGGGGCTATCTCGAGCGGCTGTGGGAAGGGGCTGAATATCTGCTGGTGCAGGCCGATGCCGTGCGCCCTGCACTCAGGGAAGCCATGGGGGAAATGGACCTTCCCGATATTGGCGATAAAGCGGTTTTTCTGTGGAATATCCTCTTTGATCCGCGTGAGATTTTTGATTTGCTTGATACCGTTGGCCTGACGGAGAAGCAGGTCGGTACCCAGCTTATGTCGGTGCTGGTCGGCGGCCTGCGCGGCTTCGCTACCGCAAATGAATTCTCACTCGCCGCCTGTCGGGCTAAATAG
- a CDS encoding PAS domain-containing methyl-accepting chemotaxis protein: MLKHIMRKKVARTVIHPDIPVVNELQPARCQDSKDHVLLQSLMAISGQGVWAIEGENYQPTTSVWLSSKACGLLNLPPTASMTLADLIQRVHGDEREAFRLFIRHAVNHAIGTEAKPGRYRILVEDQGWQWFSVAAKYVSGDAHSAALLTGIIENIQDVVDHNTEYEILSTRFNLSREMLNDGLWDLNIINGNPMNPSNVFWWSPQFKRLLGFETVEEFPDVLESWASRLHPEDKGFTLDAFGAHLMDKSGQTGFDLEYRLMLRSGEYRWFRARGQTRRSADGTPLRAVGALIDIQSHKDRLVHDKMEKSRLESTAETAKEIAELVSENGNIAAQIKLISLNASIEAARAGIHGRGFSVIASAIRGLAERTADITDQISRLQKRISHKP, from the coding sequence ATGCTAAAACATATAATGAGAAAAAAGGTCGCCAGAACCGTAATACACCCTGATATACCCGTCGTGAATGAATTACAGCCCGCCCGCTGTCAGGACAGTAAAGATCACGTATTACTCCAAAGCCTGATGGCAATCTCCGGGCAAGGGGTATGGGCGATCGAGGGCGAAAATTATCAGCCAACGACCAGCGTCTGGCTTTCATCTAAAGCATGTGGGCTGCTTAACCTGCCCCCTACGGCCAGCATGACGCTGGCTGACCTGATTCAGCGGGTTCATGGTGATGAGAGAGAGGCTTTCCGGCTGTTTATCCGACACGCGGTGAATCATGCTATCGGCACGGAAGCAAAGCCGGGCAGGTATCGTATTCTTGTAGAGGATCAGGGCTGGCAGTGGTTTAGCGTCGCCGCTAAATACGTTTCCGGTGATGCGCATTCTGCCGCCCTGCTGACCGGGATAATTGAAAATATTCAGGACGTTGTCGATCACAACACCGAATATGAGATCCTCTCTACCCGCTTTAACCTCTCACGAGAGATGCTGAACGATGGATTATGGGATCTGAATATCATCAATGGCAATCCCATGAATCCTTCCAACGTCTTCTGGTGGTCCCCGCAGTTCAAAAGATTATTGGGCTTTGAAACCGTTGAAGAGTTTCCTGATGTGCTTGAAAGCTGGGCTTCACGTCTGCATCCGGAAGATAAAGGGTTTACGCTGGATGCTTTTGGCGCCCATCTGATGGATAAAAGCGGTCAGACGGGTTTCGACCTTGAGTATCGCTTAATGCTTCGCAGTGGCGAATATCGCTGGTTCCGCGCCCGGGGACAGACCCGACGCTCGGCGGATGGAACGCCACTGAGGGCGGTTGGTGCGCTGATTGACATCCAGTCCCATAAGGACCGTCTGGTTCACGACAAAATGGAAAAGAGCAGGCTGGAAAGTACCGCAGAAACAGCAAAAGAGATCGCCGAACTGGTCTCAGAAAATGGCAATATCGCGGCGCAGATTAAGCTTATTTCACTCAATGCCAGTATTGAAGCAGCCCGGGCGGGGATACATGGGCGGGGCTTTTCTGTGATTGCCAGTGCGATACGAGGTCTGGCGGAACGTACGGCTGATATCACCGACCAGATTTCCCGACTTCAGAAAAGAATCAGTCATAAGCCCTGA
- the ycgZ gene encoding regulatory protein YcgZ, with product MRQDSSNPVIEADIRRYFNESVMPSQQETMGQIVVEILRAGGNLNRKALCTKLLRRLELASGSEQEKHLQELIGMLFGRGE from the coding sequence ATGCGCCAGGACAGCTCAAATCCAGTAATTGAAGCCGATATCAGACGCTATTTTAATGAATCTGTAATGCCCTCGCAGCAGGAAACCATGGGACAAATCGTGGTTGAGATCCTGCGGGCGGGTGGAAATCTAAATCGTAAAGCCCTCTGTACCAAACTGCTGCGTCGTCTGGAACTCGCCTCTGGTTCTGAGCAGGAAAAGCATCTGCAGGAGCTTATCGGTATGCTTTTTGGCCGTGGAGAGTAA
- a CDS encoding aminotransferase class I/II-fold pyridoxal phosphate-dependent enzyme, translating to MSVPDFKAAEAVLRIERSSLRVQQPASTGDMISLAMGEPDFATPPRIVQAAVDALNDGYTHYAPLLGDKALCQALAEEVATQSGNPVGDGEILVTHGGTAGLAAAILSMVNPGDRVVIPDPTYSLYADLVNMAGGICVPMPCRADLHWDLTRLGQVLEGAKLFIFCNPGNPTGIVHRRDEIEALAKWAAFHDTRVIADEAYSDLVFTDRPFTSVLQVPEFRGRTIYCQTFSKSYAMTGWRVGYLAGPTAMIKAAARVHNTVNGSVNSAVQRAALVAIRECKDDVKRMYDIYRERRQLMMTGLRAIPELALNEPEGAFYCFPSYSLPIPAIDMVALLREQGIAVRPGSEFGAAGEGYLRLSYAASSEAISEGVRRLKRGLAGLK from the coding sequence ATGTCCGTTCCTGATTTTAAAGCCGCTGAGGCGGTACTTCGCATTGAACGTAGCTCGCTACGCGTCCAGCAGCCGGCCTCAACCGGCGATATGATCTCGCTGGCAATGGGCGAACCCGATTTTGCAACGCCGCCGCGCATCGTGCAGGCAGCGGTAGATGCCCTGAACGACGGCTATACGCACTATGCTCCCCTGCTGGGTGATAAGGCGCTCTGCCAGGCGCTGGCAGAAGAGGTCGCGACGCAGAGCGGTAATCCGGTGGGCGACGGCGAGATTCTGGTCACTCACGGCGGTACCGCCGGGCTGGCCGCGGCAATACTCTCCATGGTTAATCCCGGCGACCGGGTGGTGATCCCCGATCCGACCTACTCCCTGTATGCGGATTTGGTCAATATGGCGGGTGGCATATGCGTGCCCATGCCGTGCCGGGCCGATCTACACTGGGATCTGACGCGTCTGGGCCAGGTGCTGGAGGGGGCAAAGCTGTTTATCTTCTGTAACCCAGGCAATCCGACTGGGATCGTACACCGTCGCGATGAAATTGAGGCGCTGGCTAAATGGGCGGCCTTTCACGATACGCGGGTGATTGCCGATGAAGCCTACAGCGATCTCGTCTTTACCGACCGCCCTTTTACCTCGGTGCTCCAGGTGCCGGAATTTAGAGGCCGAACGATCTATTGCCAGACGTTTTCAAAAAGTTATGCCATGACCGGTTGGCGAGTCGGCTACCTCGCGGGGCCCACCGCGATGATCAAAGCCGCCGCACGCGTGCATAATACCGTAAACGGCTCGGTAAACAGTGCCGTTCAGCGCGCCGCGCTGGTTGCTATCCGGGAGTGTAAAGATGACGTCAAACGTATGTATGATATATACCGCGAACGCCGCCAGCTGATGATGACCGGCTTGAGGGCCATCCCGGAACTGGCGCTAAACGAGCCGGAAGGCGCATTTTACTGTTTTCCTTCTTACTCGCTGCCGATACCCGCTATTGATATGGTGGCATTACTGCGTGAACAGGGCATTGCCGTCAGGCCAGGCAGTGAATTTGGCGCCGCAGGCGAAGGCTATTTGCGGCTCTCCTATGCCGCCAGCAGTGAGGCGATCAGCGAAGGTGTCCGCCGTTTGAAACGGGGGCTGGCTGGCCTTAAGTAA
- a CDS encoding RraA family protein — translation MSLENAEIRISQTWQRPDKKWLAAFADFPVANIGDAMERLNMCDAGIVPLCEGMHFVGFALPVLVTPGDNAAVIKALDVIQPGDVVMINGQGHTDRALVGEQLTQRFQHAGAAAQVIDGAVRDRKVIAATGLPTYSRAITPAGPFKNGPGVIGEPVALGGVVCAAGDIVVGDDDGIIIIPLWRAEAVLLAVKEVARREAEMTAEVTRQYQ, via the coding sequence ATGTCACTGGAAAACGCTGAAATTCGTATTTCTCAAACCTGGCAACGCCCGGATAAAAAATGGCTGGCCGCCTTTGCTGATTTCCCTGTCGCTAACATCGGCGATGCGATGGAGCGGCTAAATATGTGTGACGCCGGCATCGTTCCGCTGTGTGAAGGCATGCATTTTGTCGGCTTTGCGCTGCCGGTGCTGGTCACGCCCGGCGATAACGCCGCGGTGATTAAAGCACTGGATGTTATCCAGCCGGGCGACGTCGTGATGATCAACGGTCAGGGTCACACCGACCGGGCGCTGGTAGGTGAGCAGCTGACGCAGCGTTTCCAGCATGCAGGCGCAGCCGCTCAGGTCATTGACGGCGCGGTACGCGATCGCAAAGTCATTGCCGCCACCGGCCTTCCTACCTACAGCCGCGCCATTACGCCCGCCGGTCCGTTTAAAAATGGGCCGGGCGTCATCGGTGAACCCGTGGCGCTCGGTGGCGTGGTCTGCGCCGCCGGGGACATTGTGGTTGGCGACGATGACGGAATCATCATTATCCCGCTCTGGCGCGCCGAAGCGGTGCTGCTGGCCGTGAAGGAGGTCGCGAGACGTGAAGCAGAAATGACGGCAGAAGTGACCCGTCAATACCAATAA
- a CDS encoding hydantoinase B/oxoprolinase family protein: MTSATPDNLQFLDDPIGLRITWDRLVSISEEAAATLVNMAFSSIIREVGDYSCLLMDESGSSLAQPKTSVPVFIGTLPATVRHLLAKFPADTLKPGDSLITNDPWLGTGHLNDVTVVTPVFRAGKLVAFTGSAAHMSDIGGSLNMGSSRDMFEEGFLIPPSKLMHEGEVNQQLLDLFLANVRSPDRVEGDLHAMLAANQVGANGLLGLMDDLNITSVTPLAQKIHALTEQAMRRAIEAVPDGRYEAAVDIGDYEGDIHLNVAVIVNGSEIVIDYAGSSAESPFGSNCPMSFTYAYSVYPLKCLLEPNLPNNEGCFKSITVTAPEGSIANARPPCAVEMRNRVGHMAHAAIFSALADIMPDRVMGHSGSAPVTCDVFAGQFDDGQRFVESLCVNGGTGARPAADGIVTGFPGNMSSTPVELIESATPLLFLEKAIVPDSGGAGRYRGGVAQRMVIRNTSRYPVSHSMFYSRQRHPAEGVLGAAPGAPNYVAIGGEPLDKPVGRHDIPAGEEVTIQMPGGGGKMPVAERCHSAILWDLQEGYITDEGARRDYGVDSNDLKRG, encoded by the coding sequence ATGACCTCTGCAACCCCTGATAATTTACAGTTTCTCGACGATCCTATCGGCTTACGCATCACCTGGGACCGGCTGGTGAGCATTTCGGAAGAGGCGGCGGCCACCCTGGTCAATATGGCCTTCTCCAGCATCATTCGCGAAGTGGGCGATTACTCCTGCCTGCTGATGGATGAAAGCGGCAGCTCTCTGGCTCAGCCGAAAACCAGCGTCCCGGTGTTTATTGGCACCCTGCCTGCCACCGTACGGCATCTGCTGGCCAAATTCCCTGCCGACACCCTTAAGCCGGGGGACAGCCTGATCACCAACGATCCCTGGCTGGGCACGGGTCACCTTAATGATGTCACCGTAGTCACCCCGGTGTTTCGCGCGGGCAAGCTGGTCGCCTTTACCGGGTCGGCTGCGCATATGTCGGATATCGGCGGCTCGCTGAATATGGGCTCATCGCGGGATATGTTCGAGGAAGGCTTTCTGATCCCGCCCAGCAAACTGATGCACGAGGGAGAAGTAAACCAGCAGCTGCTCGATCTCTTTCTGGCTAACGTTCGCTCCCCCGATCGGGTAGAGGGCGATCTGCATGCCATGCTGGCCGCCAACCAGGTGGGTGCTAACGGACTGCTGGGGTTGATGGACGATCTGAATATCACCTCGGTTACGCCGCTGGCACAGAAGATTCATGCGCTGACCGAACAGGCCATGCGCAGGGCGATTGAGGCCGTGCCGGATGGTCGCTATGAAGCGGCGGTCGATATCGGTGATTATGAAGGAGACATTCACCTTAACGTGGCCGTTATCGTTAATGGCAGCGAGATCGTGATTGATTATGCCGGATCCTCGGCGGAATCCCCCTTTGGCAGCAACTGCCCCATGTCGTTCACCTATGCCTACAGCGTCTATCCGCTGAAGTGCCTGCTTGAGCCAAATCTGCCAAATAACGAGGGCTGCTTTAAATCTATTACCGTGACCGCACCGGAAGGCTCCATTGCCAACGCCCGTCCGCCCTGCGCGGTTGAAATGCGTAACCGCGTGGGGCATATGGCTCATGCCGCCATCTTCTCTGCCCTTGCCGATATTATGCCTGACCGCGTCATGGGCCACTCCGGCAGCGCGCCGGTCACCTGCGACGTGTTTGCCGGGCAGTTTGACGACGGGCAGCGCTTCGTTGAAAGCCTGTGTGTGAATGGCGGAACCGGCGCGCGTCCGGCGGCGGATGGCATCGTGACCGGGTTCCCCGGCAATATGTCCTCAACGCCGGTGGAGCTGATCGAGTCCGCCACCCCGCTGCTGTTTCTGGAGAAAGCGATTGTGCCCGATTCCGGCGGTGCGGGTCGCTACCGGGGCGGCGTGGCGCAGCGCATGGTTATCCGCAACACCAGCCGCTATCCGGTATCGCACAGCATGTTTTATTCACGGCAGCGGCATCCCGCTGAGGGCGTGCTTGGCGCGGCACCCGGCGCCCCTAACTATGTGGCGATCGGCGGCGAGCCGCTGGACAAACCGGTCGGACGTCATGATATCCCCGCAGGCGAAGAGGTGACCATCCAGATGCCGGGCGGCGGCGGAAAAATGCCGGTGGCCGAACGCTGCCACAGCGCCATCCTCTGGGATCTCCAGGAGGGCTACATTACCGACGAAGGTGCACGACGGGATTACGGCGTGGACAGCAACGACTTAAAAAGGGGTTAA
- a CDS encoding MFS transporter: MNKSHAVPMRYALPRNGVTKNNVVRRASLAGGVGSFVEWYDYGIYGLLVSSLVLVFSASDKSMTDAGLMLTYLGFTVSFVVRPFGGLICGYLGDRLGRQKLLAILLLMISLATAAIGLLPGYQTIGWAAPALLILLRIVQGFSAGGEVSGAGSFVAEYAEDHRRAVVMSPLVMGSFIALLFGSLLIVSMINIFGIAAVNSWMWRVPFLLAIPMAMIGVYIRTRIQDTPHFQMVKASQRVKRNPIREVLTSKRHLKAIGLAITLPAVNGPGYYILFVYMPTYLNKVMHFQQVQSLMVTACGLLTIIAAIPMMAWLSDRLGRRPLLIASAIAMAVLAWPCFWLLTLGMMPLACMAAILLALAFAGHAGVIQATLAEMFPTNVRYSAYSIGFNLSTVIFGGSAPLLMTWLIGLTGIASIPSYMVIFTAALTLISAIYLKETAGKPLTDE, from the coding sequence ATGAATAAATCACATGCAGTACCCATGCGTTACGCGTTGCCACGGAATGGAGTGACGAAAAATAACGTCGTACGCCGCGCCTCGCTCGCCGGCGGCGTTGGATCTTTTGTGGAATGGTACGATTACGGCATTTACGGGTTACTGGTCAGCTCGCTGGTGCTGGTGTTCTCCGCCAGCGATAAAAGCATGACCGATGCGGGGCTGATGCTGACCTATCTTGGGTTCACGGTCAGTTTTGTGGTCAGGCCCTTTGGCGGGCTAATTTGTGGCTACCTTGGCGATCGTCTGGGCCGTCAGAAGCTGCTGGCTATTCTGCTGCTGATGATCTCGCTGGCGACCGCTGCCATTGGGCTGCTGCCTGGCTACCAGACCATTGGCTGGGCCGCGCCCGCGCTGTTAATTCTGCTGCGTATCGTGCAGGGCTTTTCTGCCGGTGGCGAAGTGTCCGGTGCCGGATCCTTTGTGGCGGAATACGCCGAGGATCACCGACGGGCAGTGGTGATGTCGCCGCTGGTGATGGGATCTTTTATTGCACTGCTGTTCGGCAGCCTGCTGATCGTTAGCATGATCAATATTTTCGGTATAGCGGCGGTAAACAGCTGGATGTGGCGCGTGCCTTTCCTTCTGGCGATCCCGATGGCGATGATCGGCGTCTATATCCGCACCCGCATTCAGGACACGCCCCACTTCCAGATGGTGAAAGCCAGCCAGCGCGTGAAGCGCAACCCGATCCGTGAAGTCCTGACCTCAAAGCGCCACCTGAAAGCGATTGGGCTGGCCATCACCCTGCCCGCCGTTAACGGGCCAGGATACTACATCCTGTTTGTCTATATGCCGACCTACCTGAACAAGGTGATGCATTTTCAGCAGGTACAGAGTCTTATGGTTACCGCCTGCGGCTTGCTGACCATCATCGCCGCTATTCCCATGATGGCCTGGCTCTCGGATCGCCTCGGGCGTCGTCCGCTGCTGATTGCCTCGGCCATCGCCATGGCGGTGCTGGCCTGGCCGTGCTTCTGGCTGCTGACGCTGGGTATGATGCCGCTGGCCTGTATGGCGGCCATCCTGCTGGCGCTGGCCTTCGCCGGTCATGCGGGCGTCATTCAGGCCACGCTGGCGGAGATGTTCCCAACCAACGTGCGCTACAGCGCCTATAGCATTGGCTTCAATCTCTCCACCGTGATTTTCGGTGGCTCGGCGCCGCTGCTGATGACGTGGCTGATTGGCCTGACCGGCATCGCCAGCATTCCGAGCTATATGGTGATATTTACCGCTGCCCTGACTCTGATCAGCGCGATATACCTGAAAGAAACGGCCGGCAAACCGCTTACCGATGAATAA
- a CDS encoding helix-turn-helix transcriptional regulator, protein MMRKRGENKSSLALRAGVTRTTLYRILDGKINRVQPSTVTRIADFFGVACDVIEHCSIEELDRIDNLLSIDGNKNPAAIPLIPQSDLLACMETRVGQLIMRYPVTWAFSEGPNLIGMRVETSIGNTFFPGDTLIIKRYSLPDNHQPSLVYSAGKGFHLSALSDSVSCIPREESRLIGTVIEERIA, encoded by the coding sequence ATGATGAGAAAGCGTGGTGAGAATAAATCCTCACTGGCGCTACGCGCTGGCGTAACGCGCACCACGCTTTATCGAATTCTCGACGGCAAAATCAATCGGGTGCAGCCCTCGACCGTGACCCGTATTGCGGATTTTTTTGGCGTCGCCTGCGATGTTATTGAGCACTGCTCCATAGAGGAGCTGGACAGAATTGATAATCTGCTGTCCATCGACGGTAATAAGAATCCCGCCGCAATTCCCCTTATTCCGCAGTCAGACCTGCTAGCGTGCATGGAGACCCGGGTGGGTCAGCTGATCATGCGCTATCCCGTCACCTGGGCTTTTTCAGAGGGTCCCAATCTGATTGGGATGAGGGTGGAAACGTCGATCGGTAACACCTTCTTTCCCGGTGACACGCTGATCATCAAACGGTATTCCCTGCCTGATAATCATCAGCCCTCGCTGGTCTACTCTGCCGGAAAGGGATTTCACCTCAGTGCGTTATCGGATTCCGTCAGCTGTATTCCCCGAGAAGAAAGTCGATTAATTGGCACCGTGATCGAAGAGCGCATCGCGTAA
- a CDS encoding hydantoinase/oxoprolinase family protein, translated as MKNASPWRIGFDIGGTFTDLVLINDSNGETIRHKTLTTPEDPSEGAYTGLTQLIALAGLKASDIHTLTHGTTLAINALLERRGAKTALVVTRGFRDVLVLGREYRYDIYDLNGAPAQPLLPRSQAYEITERVTARGEVIAAVDPAEVAALAATLREEAYEAVAILCMHAYAWPEHENQLESLLSRALPGVSISVSHKVSREIREYDRGVLTAMNAFVQPKARRYMANLENKLREGGFTCEWLVMGSNGGLMAPQVAADYPTRIIESGPAGGIVASAAFARRNQIKQLLAFDMGGTTAKACVVNGGEPSITTDYEVGRADRLLKGSGLPVKLPVVDMIEIGAGGGSIARVDSLGLLEIGPESASAWPGPACYGRGGEHPTVTDANLVLGLLDPDAFLGGRMCLDVSAARQAMRRIAEPLGLSIEDAAWGIHEVANSKMSEALRTHSVEKNVNPSQMTMLAFGGAGPSHAWSLAKHLGIKRVCFPNGAGVYSAFGLLTAPPSADFVRSDRCPLQQDVDIARIRAVFAEGFDEAFSTLAAANVDPASASQQRLAGVRYIGQGSELTVPLPAGFLENGDVQALTEAFETAHFARFGRTLPGQGVEVVNWRGRVQMTPPALNTSDRLHHAEPEAQEKRLQVYSGREEGFSPCRVIPRSLLVAGEAISGPALLQEKECAIYVGPGATASLDEQGNILMELN; from the coding sequence ATGAAAAATGCGTCCCCCTGGCGTATCGGGTTTGATATCGGCGGCACCTTTACCGATCTGGTGCTGATCAATGACAGTAACGGCGAAACGATCCGGCATAAAACGTTGACCACGCCTGAGGATCCCTCTGAAGGCGCCTATACCGGGCTAACGCAGCTGATAGCGCTTGCCGGACTGAAAGCCAGTGATATTCATACCCTCACGCACGGCACCACGCTGGCGATCAACGCGCTGCTTGAACGGCGCGGCGCCAAAACGGCCCTGGTGGTCACCCGCGGCTTCCGCGACGTGCTGGTGCTCGGACGCGAATATCGCTACGACATCTACGATCTGAACGGCGCTCCCGCTCAGCCCCTGCTGCCCCGTTCGCAGGCGTATGAAATTACCGAACGTGTGACCGCGCGGGGCGAGGTCATCGCCGCCGTTGATCCGGCAGAGGTGGCGGCGCTGGCGGCCACGCTGCGCGAAGAAGCCTATGAGGCAGTGGCCATACTCTGTATGCACGCTTATGCCTGGCCCGAACATGAAAATCAGCTGGAATCGCTGCTCAGCCGCGCGCTGCCCGGCGTCTCAATTTCGGTGTCACATAAAGTCTCCCGCGAGATCCGCGAATACGATCGCGGCGTACTCACCGCGATGAACGCCTTCGTGCAGCCGAAAGCCCGCCGCTATATGGCGAACCTGGAGAACAAGCTGCGCGAAGGGGGCTTCACCTGTGAGTGGCTGGTGATGGGCTCGAACGGCGGTCTGATGGCCCCGCAGGTGGCGGCAGATTACCCAACCCGCATCATTGAATCGGGGCCGGCGGGCGGTATCGTCGCCAGCGCGGCCTTTGCCCGTCGTAATCAGATCAAACAGCTGCTGGCATTTGATATGGGCGGCACCACCGCCAAAGCCTGCGTGGTTAACGGCGGGGAACCCTCGATTACTACCGACTATGAGGTGGGCCGCGCCGACCGTCTGCTTAAGGGAAGCGGCCTGCCGGTCAAATTACCGGTGGTGGATATGATTGAAATCGGCGCGGGCGGCGGCAGCATTGCCCGCGTGGACTCGCTGGGTCTGCTGGAGATCGGCCCGGAAAGCGCCAGCGCCTGGCCCGGCCCGGCCTGCTATGGGCGCGGCGGCGAGCACCCAACGGTCACCGACGCCAATCTGGTGCTGGGGCTGCTGGACCCGGACGCCTTCCTCGGTGGCCGGATGTGCCTTGACGTGTCGGCGGCGCGCCAGGCGATGCGTCGGATCGCGGAGCCGCTGGGCCTGAGCATTGAAGATGCGGCCTGGGGCATTCATGAAGTGGCGAACAGCAAAATGTCTGAGGCGCTGCGCACCCATTCAGTTGAGAAAAATGTTAACCCTTCACAAATGACCATGCTGGCCTTTGGTGGCGCAGGCCCCAGCCACGCCTGGTCACTGGCAAAACATCTGGGCATAAAGCGCGTCTGTTTCCCTAATGGCGCGGGTGTCTACTCCGCGTTTGGTTTACTGACTGCCCCACCGAGCGCGGATTTTGTTCGCAGCGATCGCTGCCCTTTACAGCAGGATGTGGATATCGCCCGTATCCGGGCCGTATTTGCCGAAGGGTTTGACGAGGCCTTCAGCACGCTGGCCGCGGCCAATGTTGATCCGGCCAGCGCCAGCCAGCAGCGACTGGCCGGGGTACGCTATATCGGCCAGGGTTCGGAACTGACCGTGCCCCTGCCCGCGGGCTTTCTGGAGAACGGCGACGTTCAGGCGCTGACCGAAGCCTTTGAAACCGCGCACTTCGCCCGTTTTGGCCGTACCCTGCCCGGTCAGGGGGTGGAGGTAGTGAACTGGCGTGGCCGCGTCCAGATGACCCCGCCCGCGCTGAACACCTCCGATCGACTGCATCACGCGGAACCCGAAGCGCAGGAGAAGAGGCTACAGGTTTACTCCGGTCGCGAGGAGGGGTTCAGCCCCTGCCGCGTGATCCCGCGCAGCCTGCTGGTCGCGGGTGAGGCCATCTCCGGCCCGGCGCTGCTCCAGGAAAAAGAGTGTGCGATTTATGTTGGTCCCGGCGCGACGGCTTCGCTGGATGAGCAAGGTAATATTTTGATGGAGCTGAACTGA
- a CDS encoding SDR family oxidoreductase, protein MQSLTDKVVIITGAGSGIGKAAAAAFAARGARVVLVGRRQAVLDEVVAELSEGLHNGQNDLNSHNSHNVKSDFNTNNAPPGQLWAFAADIARRSDVDALIGWAIGEFGRVDILVNNAGSASRTLNARWIEEEEWDQVQEVNLKAVFLLTQAVLPAMLSQQNGTIITVSSLAALRPNLLGGAAYGAAKAGVRNFMTYLHNTFRNEGIRSTSILPGEVNTPIMDNRANPPDAHIRENMVQPEDVAEAILLCASLPSRTVIEELIVAPTYQRDISGDLEVSRWKNAPPSCQAEREKAR, encoded by the coding sequence ATGCAATCACTGACGGACAAAGTTGTGATTATCACCGGTGCCGGTAGTGGCATCGGTAAGGCGGCAGCAGCGGCCTTTGCGGCGCGCGGCGCGCGCGTGGTACTGGTGGGACGCCGACAGGCGGTGCTGGATGAGGTGGTGGCCGAACTGAGCGAGGGTTTGCATAACGGGCAGAACGACCTAAACAGTCATAATAGTCATAATGTTAAGAGTGATTTCAATACCAATAACGCCCCTCCGGGCCAGCTGTGGGCCTTCGCGGCGGATATTGCCCGCAGGTCCGACGTTGACGCGCTGATTGGCTGGGCGATCGGCGAGTTTGGCCGGGTCGATATTCTGGTTAACAACGCCGGCAGCGCCAGCAGGACGCTTAACGCCAGATGGATCGAAGAGGAGGAGTGGGACCAGGTACAGGAGGTCAATCTGAAAGCGGTTTTTCTGCTGACCCAGGCGGTCCTTCCCGCCATGCTCAGTCAACAGAACGGCACCATAATTACCGTCTCCTCACTGGCCGCGTTAAGACCCAATCTGCTGGGCGGCGCAGCCTACGGTGCGGCCAAGGCTGGCGTGCGAAATTTTATGACCTATCTGCATAACACGTTCCGCAACGAGGGGATCCGCTCAACCTCAATTCTGCCCGGCGAGGTGAATACGCCGATTATGGATAACCGCGCCAATCCGCCCGACGCGCACATTCGCGAAAATATGGTTCAGCCAGAGGATGTCGCCGAAGCCATCCTGCTTTGCGCCAGCCTCCCGTCACGCACGGTCATTGAAGAACTGATTGTTGCACCGACCTACCAGCGGGATATTTCCGGCGATCTCGAGGTGAGCCGCTGGAAAAATGCTCCCCCTTCGTGCCAGGCAGAGCGCGAAAAGGCCCGCTGA